Proteins from a single region of Theobroma cacao cultivar B97-61/B2 chromosome 10, Criollo_cocoa_genome_V2, whole genome shotgun sequence:
- the LOC18586385 gene encoding patatin-like protein 6 isoform X1 has translation MSSNTSSEMQEPSIDTDKLSYEIFSILESKFLFGYDDHQKLWIPKPISPASEQKVEPLVQQGDENSQSAIKNQRGKICIMSIDSGGMRGILCGKALAYLEHALKSKSGNPNARIADFFDVAAGSGVGGIFTAMLFGTKDNNRPIYTAEETWRFLADNGKRIYRSGSGKNGGILKKILKNGSTGSCSTGLEKAMKEAFAADGRSLTLKDTLKPVLIPCYDLSSTAPFLFSRADALETDSFDFPLWEVCRATSAEPGLFDPVLMRSVDGETRCVAVDGGLAMSNPTAAAITHVLHNKQEFPFVRGVEDLLVLSLGTGQLLEVSYEYEQVKNWRVKDWAKPMARISGDGSADSVDQAVAMAFGQCRSSNYVRIQANGSSLGRCGPNVDTDPSPSNVTMLIGIAEEMLKQKNVESVLFGGKRIGEQSNFEKLDWFAGELVLEHQRRSCRIAPTVAFKQATPKTN, from the exons ATGTCATCGAATACTTCCTCAGAGATGCAAGAACCGAGCATCGACACAGATAAGCTGAGTTACGAAATCTTTTCGATTCTGGaaagtaaatttttattcGGGTACGATGATCATCAGAAGCTATGGATTCCAAAGCCGATCTCTCCGGCTTCTGAACAGAAGGTTGAGCCGTTAGTTCAACAGGGTGATGAGAATTCCCAGTCAGCTATCAAGAACCAGAGAGGTAAAATCTGTATTATGAGTATCGATAGCGGTGGCATGAGAGGGATTCTTTGTGGGAAAGCTTTGGCTTATCTCGAACACGCGTTGAAATCCAAGTCCGGTAATCCAAATGCTCGAATCGCCGACTTTTTCGACGTCGCCGCCGGTTCTGGCGTTGGTGGTATCTTCACCGCCATGCTTTTCGGCACCAAAGATAACAACCGCCCGATTTATACCGCTGAGGAGACGTGGCGGTTCCTTGCTGATAATGGGAAGCGGATATACCGTTCCGGTTCGGGTAAAAACGGCGgtattttgaagaaaattttgaaaaacgGTTCGACCGGGTCCTGTTCAACCGGTTTGGAGAAGGCGATGAAGGAGGCTTTCGCAGCGGATGGAAGGAGTTTGACGTTGAAGGATACTCTAAAACCGGTTTTGATTCCGTGTTATGATCTTTCCAGCACGGCgccatttttgttttcaaggGCGGACGCCTTGGAGACGGATAGTTTTGATTTTCCCTTATGGGAGGTTTGTCGGGCAACGTCAGCTGAACCGGGTTTATTCGACCCGGTTTTGATGCGGTCTGTTGACGGTGAGACCAGGTGCGTGGCGGTTGATGGTGGGTTGGCTATGAGCAACCCAACGGCTGCAGCAATTACGCACGTGTTGCATAATAAACAGGAGTTTCCTTTTGTTAGAGGCGTTGAGGATTTGTTGGTGCTGTCGTTGGGGACCGGTCAGCTACTTGAAGTTAGCTATGAATATGAGCAAGTCAAGAATTGGAGGGTCAAGGATTGGGCCAAGCCAATGGCCCGGATATCCGGTGACGGTTCGGCCGACTCGGTGGACCAAGCCGTAGCCATGGCGTTCGGACAATGCAGAAGCAGTAACTACGTCAGAATTCAG GCAAATGGGTCCAGTTTAGGTCGGTGTGGCCCTAATGTAGATACAGACCCCAGCCCCAGCAATGTAACTATGCTGATAGGGATAGCTGAGGAAATGCTGAAGCAGAAAAATGTTGAATCAGTCCTCTTTGGAGGTAAAAGGATTGGAGAACAAAGTAACTTTGAGAAGTTGGATTGGTTTGCTGGAGAACTTGTGCTTGAGCATCAAAGGAGGAGTTGTAGGATAGCTCCCACTGTTGCTTTCAAGCAAGCAACCCCTAAGACAAACTAG
- the LOC18586385 gene encoding patatin-like protein 6 isoform X2, with translation MSSNTSSEMQEPSIDTDKLSYEIFSILESKFLFGYDDHQKLWIPKPISPASEQKVEPLVQQGDENSQSAIKNQRGKICIMSIDSGGMRGILCGKALAYLEHALKSKSGNPNARIADFFDVAAGSGVGGIFTAMLFGTKDNNRPIYTAEETWRFLADNGKRIYRSGSGKNGGILKKILKNGSTGSCSTGLEKAMKEAFAADGRSLTLKDTLKPVLIPCYDLSSTAPFLFSRADALETDSFDFPLWEVCRATSAEPGLFDPVLMRSVDGETRCVAVDGGLAMSNPTAAAITHVLHNKQEFPFVRGVEDLLVLSLGTGQLLEVSYEYEQVKNWRVKDWAKPMARISGDGSADSVDQAVAMAFGQCRSSNYVRIQTRQLNICDCP, from the exons ATGTCATCGAATACTTCCTCAGAGATGCAAGAACCGAGCATCGACACAGATAAGCTGAGTTACGAAATCTTTTCGATTCTGGaaagtaaatttttattcGGGTACGATGATCATCAGAAGCTATGGATTCCAAAGCCGATCTCTCCGGCTTCTGAACAGAAGGTTGAGCCGTTAGTTCAACAGGGTGATGAGAATTCCCAGTCAGCTATCAAGAACCAGAGAGGTAAAATCTGTATTATGAGTATCGATAGCGGTGGCATGAGAGGGATTCTTTGTGGGAAAGCTTTGGCTTATCTCGAACACGCGTTGAAATCCAAGTCCGGTAATCCAAATGCTCGAATCGCCGACTTTTTCGACGTCGCCGCCGGTTCTGGCGTTGGTGGTATCTTCACCGCCATGCTTTTCGGCACCAAAGATAACAACCGCCCGATTTATACCGCTGAGGAGACGTGGCGGTTCCTTGCTGATAATGGGAAGCGGATATACCGTTCCGGTTCGGGTAAAAACGGCGgtattttgaagaaaattttgaaaaacgGTTCGACCGGGTCCTGTTCAACCGGTTTGGAGAAGGCGATGAAGGAGGCTTTCGCAGCGGATGGAAGGAGTTTGACGTTGAAGGATACTCTAAAACCGGTTTTGATTCCGTGTTATGATCTTTCCAGCACGGCgccatttttgttttcaaggGCGGACGCCTTGGAGACGGATAGTTTTGATTTTCCCTTATGGGAGGTTTGTCGGGCAACGTCAGCTGAACCGGGTTTATTCGACCCGGTTTTGATGCGGTCTGTTGACGGTGAGACCAGGTGCGTGGCGGTTGATGGTGGGTTGGCTATGAGCAACCCAACGGCTGCAGCAATTACGCACGTGTTGCATAATAAACAGGAGTTTCCTTTTGTTAGAGGCGTTGAGGATTTGTTGGTGCTGTCGTTGGGGACCGGTCAGCTACTTGAAGTTAGCTATGAATATGAGCAAGTCAAGAATTGGAGGGTCAAGGATTGGGCCAAGCCAATGGCCCGGATATCCGGTGACGGTTCGGCCGACTCGGTGGACCAAGCCGTAGCCATGGCGTTCGGACAATGCAGAAGCAGTAACTACGTCAGAATTCAG acTAGACAGTTGAACATATGTGATTGTCCTTAG
- the LOC18586386 gene encoding tyrosine-specific transport protein isoform X1: MVFTLLSSMDRKCMPSSSSLTPKTHIKNANIIPKWALIHQRKNRVCLKFRINKYPCGCQWKQKGKTWRTQRIYVTKEGENLIRVKEDPVKGDGIKGTIAGAVALIIGTSIGSGILALPQKASPAGVLPSSISLIICWAFLLIEALLLIEINVGLRGKKGKKEEESEFEVISIRTMAQETLGDWGGTLATVIYVFLGYTSMIAYSSKSGEILFHLINLPESVSGFLFTGIFTMLISVGGTQATDQVNQWLTISTIGLLIAIEALAVVFGGWSGLEGSGDWGKVPATIPVMIFSLVYHDIAPVLCAYLGSDLTRLRVSVLLGSVVPLLALLVWDAIALGLSAQADQIVDPVELLMRVKWSGVSFMVEAFSLLAVGTSMIGTLLGFSEFFKEQLKNLSWHSSSMQIAPLTPDDLQQKPDKPSGLTNWWGRNKTSFTAMAMVVTPTLLVSTTVPDAFSAATDIAGGYCMTLLYGVLPPAMAWAMQNREGEDSHQKALTRPKPALFGVGLFACAIVVEQILQDFLALHF; this comes from the exons ATGGTTTTCACTCTTCTGTCGTCCATGGATAGAAAGTGCATGCCTTCATCTTCTTCCCTCACTCCCAAAACGCACATAAAAAATGCAAACATAATTCCAAAGTGGGCACTAATTCACCAAAGAAAGAACAGAGTTTGCCTCAAATTCAGGAT CAACAAATATCCTTGTGGTTGCCAATGGAAGCAGAAGGGAAAGACATGGAGGACTCAAAGAATCTATGTGACAAAGGAGGGAGAAAATCTGATACGAGTGAAAGAGGATCCTGTCAAGGGAGATGGAATAAAGGGAACTATAGCTGGGGCAGTTGCTCTTATTATTGGTACTAGTATTGGATCAGGGATACTTGCACTCCCACAGAAGGCCTCTCCTGCT GGTGTGCTTCCAAGTTCAATATCCTTGATAATTTGCTGGGCATTTCTGCTAATTGAAGCACTTTTGCTCATCGAAATAAACGTTGGTTTGCGGGGAAAGAAGGGGAAGAAGGAAGAGGAGAGTGAATTTGAGGTAATTTCCATAAGGACAATGGCCCAAGAAACACTGGGAGATTGGGGTGGAACTTTGGCCACAGTGATCTATGTTTTCTTGGGTTACACTTCAATGATTGCATACAGTTCCAAGTCTGGGGAAATCCTCTTCCATTTGATCAATCTTCCTGAATCAGTTTCTGGCTTCTTGTTTACTGGAATTTTTACCATGCTTATCTCTGTTGGTGGAACCCAAGCCACTGATCAAGTCAACCAATGGCTCACTATTTCCACGATAG GTTTATTAATTGCAATTGAAGCGCTAGCAGTTGTGTTCGGAGGGTGGTCAGGGCTGGAGGGAAGTGGTGATTGGGGGAAAGTTCCAGCCACCATTCCTGTCATGATATTTTCTTTGGTATACCATGATATAGCACCCG TGCTTTGTGCTTATTTAGGCAGTGACCTTACCCGGTTAAGGGTTTCAGTTTTGCTTGGTAGCGTTGTCCCATTGTTGGCATTGCTTGTTTGGGATGCTATTGCACTTGGCCTGTCAGCACAAGCTGACCAGATTGTTGATCCTGTTGAACTGCTTATGAG ggtaaaatggaGTGGAGTTTCCTTCATGGTAGAAGCATTTTCACTTCTGGCAGTAGGAACATCAATGATTGGCACTCTCCTAGGCTTCTCAGAGTTCTTTAAGGAGCAGCTTAAGAACCTCTCATGGCATTCTTCTTCAATGCAG ATAGCACCATTGACACCGGATGACCTACAGCAGAAACCAGACAAACCCTCAGGGCTGACAAATTGGTGGGGAAGAAATAAAACCAGCTTCACAGCAATGGCGATGGTTGTCACTCCAACTCTTTTAGTCTCAACAACAGTTCCAGATGCATTCTCTGCTGCTACAGATATTGCT GGGGGATACTGCATGACACTGCTGTATGGAGTTCTCCCACCAGCAATGGCTTGGGCCATGCAAAACAGAGAAGGTGAGGATTCTCATCAGAAGGCATTAACAAGACCCAAGCCTGCACTTTTTGGAGTAGGACTATTTGCCTGTGCGATAGTGGTGGAGCAAATCCTACAGGATTTCTTGGCGTTGCATTTCTGA
- the LOC18586386 gene encoding tyrosine-specific transport protein isoform X2 encodes MVFTLLSSMDRKCMPSSSSLTPKTHIKNANIIPKWALIHQRKNRVCLKFRINKYPCGCQWKQKGKTWRTQRIYVTKEGENLIRVKEDPVKGDGIKGTIAGAVALIIGTSIGSGILALPQKASPAGVLPSSISLIICWAFLLIEALLLIEINVGLRGKKGKKEEESEFEVISIRTMAQETLGDWGGTLATVIYVFLGYTSMIAYSSKSGEILFHLINLPESVSGFLFTGIFTMLISVGGTQATDQVNQWLTISTIGLLIAIEALAVVFGGWSGLEGSGDWGKVPATIPVMIFSLVYHDIAPVLCAYLGSDLTRLRVSVLLGSVVPLLALLVWDAIALGLSAQADQIVDPVELLMRVKWSGVSFMVEAFSLLAVGTSMIGTLLGFSEFFKEQLKNLSWHSSSMQQKPDKPSGLTNWWGRNKTSFTAMAMVVTPTLLVSTTVPDAFSAATDIAGGYCMTLLYGVLPPAMAWAMQNREGEDSHQKALTRPKPALFGVGLFACAIVVEQILQDFLALHF; translated from the exons ATGGTTTTCACTCTTCTGTCGTCCATGGATAGAAAGTGCATGCCTTCATCTTCTTCCCTCACTCCCAAAACGCACATAAAAAATGCAAACATAATTCCAAAGTGGGCACTAATTCACCAAAGAAAGAACAGAGTTTGCCTCAAATTCAGGAT CAACAAATATCCTTGTGGTTGCCAATGGAAGCAGAAGGGAAAGACATGGAGGACTCAAAGAATCTATGTGACAAAGGAGGGAGAAAATCTGATACGAGTGAAAGAGGATCCTGTCAAGGGAGATGGAATAAAGGGAACTATAGCTGGGGCAGTTGCTCTTATTATTGGTACTAGTATTGGATCAGGGATACTTGCACTCCCACAGAAGGCCTCTCCTGCT GGTGTGCTTCCAAGTTCAATATCCTTGATAATTTGCTGGGCATTTCTGCTAATTGAAGCACTTTTGCTCATCGAAATAAACGTTGGTTTGCGGGGAAAGAAGGGGAAGAAGGAAGAGGAGAGTGAATTTGAGGTAATTTCCATAAGGACAATGGCCCAAGAAACACTGGGAGATTGGGGTGGAACTTTGGCCACAGTGATCTATGTTTTCTTGGGTTACACTTCAATGATTGCATACAGTTCCAAGTCTGGGGAAATCCTCTTCCATTTGATCAATCTTCCTGAATCAGTTTCTGGCTTCTTGTTTACTGGAATTTTTACCATGCTTATCTCTGTTGGTGGAACCCAAGCCACTGATCAAGTCAACCAATGGCTCACTATTTCCACGATAG GTTTATTAATTGCAATTGAAGCGCTAGCAGTTGTGTTCGGAGGGTGGTCAGGGCTGGAGGGAAGTGGTGATTGGGGGAAAGTTCCAGCCACCATTCCTGTCATGATATTTTCTTTGGTATACCATGATATAGCACCCG TGCTTTGTGCTTATTTAGGCAGTGACCTTACCCGGTTAAGGGTTTCAGTTTTGCTTGGTAGCGTTGTCCCATTGTTGGCATTGCTTGTTTGGGATGCTATTGCACTTGGCCTGTCAGCACAAGCTGACCAGATTGTTGATCCTGTTGAACTGCTTATGAG ggtaaaatggaGTGGAGTTTCCTTCATGGTAGAAGCATTTTCACTTCTGGCAGTAGGAACATCAATGATTGGCACTCTCCTAGGCTTCTCAGAGTTCTTTAAGGAGCAGCTTAAGAACCTCTCATGGCATTCTTCTTCAATGCAG CAGAAACCAGACAAACCCTCAGGGCTGACAAATTGGTGGGGAAGAAATAAAACCAGCTTCACAGCAATGGCGATGGTTGTCACTCCAACTCTTTTAGTCTCAACAACAGTTCCAGATGCATTCTCTGCTGCTACAGATATTGCT GGGGGATACTGCATGACACTGCTGTATGGAGTTCTCCCACCAGCAATGGCTTGGGCCATGCAAAACAGAGAAGGTGAGGATTCTCATCAGAAGGCATTAACAAGACCCAAGCCTGCACTTTTTGGAGTAGGACTATTTGCCTGTGCGATAGTGGTGGAGCAAATCCTACAGGATTTCTTGGCGTTGCATTTCTGA
- the LOC18586386 gene encoding tyrosine-specific transport protein isoform X3 yields MVFTLLSSMDRKCMPSSSSLTPKTHIKNANIIPKWALIHQRKNRVCLKFRINKYPCGCQWKQKGKTWRTQRIYVTKEGENLIRVKEDPVKGDGIKGTIAGAVALIIGTSIGSGILALPQKASPAGVLPSSISLIICWAFLLIEALLLIEINVGLRGKKGKKEEESEFEVISIRTMAQETLGDWGGTLATVIYVFLGYTSMIAYSSKSGEILFHLINLPESVSGFLFTGIFTMLISVGGTQATDQVNQWLTISTIGLLIAIEALAVVFGGWSGLEGSGDWGKVPATIPVMIFSLVYHDIAPVLCAYLGSDLTRLRVSVLLGSVVPLLALLVWDAIALGLSAQADQIVDPVELLMRVKWSGVSFMVEAFSLLAVGTSMIGTLLGFSEFFKEQLKNLSWHSSSMQKPDKPSGLTNWWGRNKTSFTAMAMVVTPTLLVSTTVPDAFSAATDIAGGYCMTLLYGVLPPAMAWAMQNREGEDSHQKALTRPKPALFGVGLFACAIVVEQILQDFLALHF; encoded by the exons ATGGTTTTCACTCTTCTGTCGTCCATGGATAGAAAGTGCATGCCTTCATCTTCTTCCCTCACTCCCAAAACGCACATAAAAAATGCAAACATAATTCCAAAGTGGGCACTAATTCACCAAAGAAAGAACAGAGTTTGCCTCAAATTCAGGAT CAACAAATATCCTTGTGGTTGCCAATGGAAGCAGAAGGGAAAGACATGGAGGACTCAAAGAATCTATGTGACAAAGGAGGGAGAAAATCTGATACGAGTGAAAGAGGATCCTGTCAAGGGAGATGGAATAAAGGGAACTATAGCTGGGGCAGTTGCTCTTATTATTGGTACTAGTATTGGATCAGGGATACTTGCACTCCCACAGAAGGCCTCTCCTGCT GGTGTGCTTCCAAGTTCAATATCCTTGATAATTTGCTGGGCATTTCTGCTAATTGAAGCACTTTTGCTCATCGAAATAAACGTTGGTTTGCGGGGAAAGAAGGGGAAGAAGGAAGAGGAGAGTGAATTTGAGGTAATTTCCATAAGGACAATGGCCCAAGAAACACTGGGAGATTGGGGTGGAACTTTGGCCACAGTGATCTATGTTTTCTTGGGTTACACTTCAATGATTGCATACAGTTCCAAGTCTGGGGAAATCCTCTTCCATTTGATCAATCTTCCTGAATCAGTTTCTGGCTTCTTGTTTACTGGAATTTTTACCATGCTTATCTCTGTTGGTGGAACCCAAGCCACTGATCAAGTCAACCAATGGCTCACTATTTCCACGATAG GTTTATTAATTGCAATTGAAGCGCTAGCAGTTGTGTTCGGAGGGTGGTCAGGGCTGGAGGGAAGTGGTGATTGGGGGAAAGTTCCAGCCACCATTCCTGTCATGATATTTTCTTTGGTATACCATGATATAGCACCCG TGCTTTGTGCTTATTTAGGCAGTGACCTTACCCGGTTAAGGGTTTCAGTTTTGCTTGGTAGCGTTGTCCCATTGTTGGCATTGCTTGTTTGGGATGCTATTGCACTTGGCCTGTCAGCACAAGCTGACCAGATTGTTGATCCTGTTGAACTGCTTATGAG ggtaaaatggaGTGGAGTTTCCTTCATGGTAGAAGCATTTTCACTTCTGGCAGTAGGAACATCAATGATTGGCACTCTCCTAGGCTTCTCAGAGTTCTTTAAGGAGCAGCTTAAGAACCTCTCATGGCATTCTTCTTCAATGCAG AAACCAGACAAACCCTCAGGGCTGACAAATTGGTGGGGAAGAAATAAAACCAGCTTCACAGCAATGGCGATGGTTGTCACTCCAACTCTTTTAGTCTCAACAACAGTTCCAGATGCATTCTCTGCTGCTACAGATATTGCT GGGGGATACTGCATGACACTGCTGTATGGAGTTCTCCCACCAGCAATGGCTTGGGCCATGCAAAACAGAGAAGGTGAGGATTCTCATCAGAAGGCATTAACAAGACCCAAGCCTGCACTTTTTGGAGTAGGACTATTTGCCTGTGCGATAGTGGTGGAGCAAATCCTACAGGATTTCTTGGCGTTGCATTTCTGA
- the LOC18586387 gene encoding V-type proton ATPase subunit G1: MEASRGQNGIQQLLAAEQEAQHIVNIARNAKMARLKQAKEEAEKEITEFRAQVEYEFQKKVAESSGDSGANVKRLELETDAKINHLKNEAARISHDVVQMLLKHVTTVRN; encoded by the exons ATGGAAGCCAGCAGGGGCCAGAACGGTATTCAACAGCTGCTAGCTGCAGAACAAGAAGCTCAGCACATTGTCAATATAGCAAGAAATG cAAAAATGGCTAGACTAAAACAGGCCAAGGAAGAGGCAGAGAAAGAGATTACTGAATTTCGTGCTCAAGTTGAGTATGAGTTTCAGAAGAAGGTCGCAGAG AGTAGTGGAGACTCAGGGGCCAATGTGAAGCGGCTTGAGCTAGAAACAGATGCAAAGATCAATCACTTGAAGAATGAAGCTGCAAGGATATCTCACGATGTTGTACAGATGCTTTTGAAGCATGTCACAACTGTGAGGAACTAG
- the LOC18586388 gene encoding cullin-1, protein MNRKIIGLEEGLGYMQDGITKIERILEGRPEPPFNSEEYMKLYTTIYNMCLQTPPDDHTQQLYDKYRQAIQGYITSTVLPSIRAKHDEFMLKELVKRWANHKVMLRWLSHLFYYLDRHLIACRSLPSLKEVGLLYFRDLVYRDVHVKVRDAVITLIDKEREGEQVDRALLKNVLDFFVEIGMGQMNRYEEDFEAHMLQDTGAYYSRKASNWILEDSCPDYMLKSEECLKKERDRVGHYLHSSSETKLSERAQHELLVTHVNQLLDKEHSGCRVLLRDDKVEDLSRMYRLYSKIPLGLKLVADIFKQHITAEGIALVQQAEDAASSKASNAAAGVQEQVLIRKIIELHDKYVEYVTDCFENHALFHKALEEAFEVVCNETVAGSSSAELLTTFCDNVLKKSGSEKLSDEAIEETLEKVVKLLAYISDKDLFAEFYRKRLARRLLFDRSANDDRERSILTKLKQQRGGQFTSKMEGMVTDLTLARENQANFEDYLRSNSAARPGIDLTVTVLTTGFWPSYKSSDLNLPAEMVKCVEVFKGFYETKTKHRKLTWIYSLGTCHISGKFEQKTIELIVSTYQAAVLLLFNASDRLSYSEIMAQLNLTHDDLVRLLHSLSCAKYQILSKEPNTKTISQSDYFKFNSKFTDKLRRIKIPLPPVDERKQVVDDVGKQRRYAIDAAIVRVMKSRKVLGYQQLVSECVEQLSRMFKPDIKAIKKQIEDLITREYLERDKENANMFKYLA, encoded by the coding sequence ATGAATCGCAAGATTATTGGATTAGAAGAGGGATTGGGTTATATGCAGGATGGGATCACAAAGATTGAGAGGATTTTGGAAGGTCGGCCAGAGCCGCCATTTAACTCAGAAGAATACATGAAGCTTTACACGACTATCTACAACATGTGTCTTCAAACGCCTCCTGATGATCATACTCAGCAGCTTTACGACAAGTACCGACAGGCAATACAAGGGTATATTACGTCGACGGTATTGCCATCTATAAGAGCGAAGCACGATGAGTTCATGCTGAAGGAGCTTGTTAAGAGATGGGCCAACCATAAAGTAATGCTCAGGTGGCTATCACACCTCTTCTATTACCTTGATCGCCACTTGATTGCCTGTCGATCACTTCCTTCTCTTAAAGAAGTTGGGCTGCTCTACTTCCGTGATCTGGTATATCGGGACGTGCATGTCAAAGTCAGAGATGCTGTAATTACTCTTATTGATAAAGAACGTGAGGGAGAGCAGGTAGACCGAGCGTTATTGAAGAATGTGTTGGATTTTTTTGTTGAGATTGGGATGGGACAGATGAACCGTTATGAAGAAGATTTTGAAGCACACATGCTTCAGGACACTGGTGCTTACTATTCACGTAAGGCATCAAACTGGATTCTGGAAGATTCTTGTCCAGATTACATGTTGAAGTCTGAAGAGTGCTTGAAGAAGGAAAGGGACAGAGTGGGTCATTACCTGCATTCAAGTAGTGAGACAAAATTGTCAGAGAGAGCGCAACATGAGTTGTTGGTGACGCATGTTAATCAGCTACTTGATAAGGAGCATTCTGGATGCAGGGTCTTGCTTAGAGATGACAAGGTGGAGGATCTTTCCAGGATGTACAGGCTTTATAGTAAAATACCTCTAGGCTTGAAACTTGTTGCTGATATATTCAAGCAGCATATTACTGCTGAGGGTATAGCTTTGGTTCAACAGGCGGAAGATGCTGCAAGTAGCAAAGCCTCAAATGCTGCAGCTGGTGTGCAGGAACAGGTCCTTATCAGGAAAATAATCGAGCTGCACGACAAGTATGTGGAGTATGTGACTGATTGTTTTGAAAACCATGCTCTGTTCCACAAGGCCTTGGAAGAGGCTTTCGAGGTAGTTTGCAACGAAACTGTTGCTGGCAGCTCAAGTGCGGAGCTTTTGACAACTTTCTGTGATAATGTCCTCAAGAAGAGTGGAAGTGAGAAATTAAGTGATGAAGCCATTGAAGAAACACTTGAGAAGGTAGTTAAGCTGCTTGCCTATATCAGTGATAAAGACCTCTTTGCCGAATTCTACAGAAAGAGGCTTGCTCGGCGTCTGCTTTTTGACCGCAGTGCTAATGACGATCGCGAAAGGAGTATTCTGACTAAGCTAAAGCAGCAACGTGGTGGACAGTTCACTTCGAAGATGGAGGGCATGGTCACAGATTTGACATTGGCAAGAGAAAACCAGGCCAACTTTGAGGACTATCTTAGGAGTAACTCAGCTGCACGTCCTGGGATTGATTTAACAGTTACTGTTCTTACCACAGGATTCTGGCCAAGTTACAAATCATCTGATCTCAATCTCCCTGCTGAGATGGTCAAGTGCGTAGAAGTTTTCAAAGGGTTttatgaaacaaaaacaaaacacagAAAGCTGACATGGATATACTCACTGGGAACCTGCCACATTAGTGGCAAGTTCGAGCAGAAAACTATTGAACTGATTGTCTCAACTTACCAGGCTGCTGTCCTCCTGCTTTTCAATGCTTCTGATCGTCTGAGCTATTCTGAGATCATGGCTCAGTTGAACTTGACCCATGATGACTTGGTCAGATTACTACATTCGCTGTCATGTGCCAAGTACCAGATTCTAAGTAAAGAGCCGAACACAAAAACCATCTCCCAAAGTGACTACTTTAAGTTCAACTCTAAGTTCACGGACAAGCTGAGGAGGATTAAGATCCCTCTCCCTCCGGTGGATGAAAGGAAGCAAGTTGTGGATGATGTCGGTAAACAACGGCGTTACGCTATCGATGCTGCAATTGTGCGCGTAATGAAGAGTCGGAAAGTTCTGGGCTACCAACAGTTAGTCTCAGAGTGTGTTGAGCAGTTGAGTCGGATGTTCAAGCCTGACATTAAAGCCATCAAGAAGCAGATTGAAGACCTCATCACACGAGAATATCTGGAGAGAGACAAGGAGAACGCAAACATGTTTAAGTACTTAGCCTAA
- the LOC18586389 gene encoding protein disulfide isomerase-like 1-4, with protein sequence MSTTRFILLLIPLVIFHGDLQQVAAALSSKASSHEEIIDFTDFTTQDLHVSKPPVVHGEKDVVVLTGKNFSSFIAENKYVMVLFYATWCGWSQKMVPEFEAAATLLKGDQVAFAKVDATRESELAVKYKVSGYPTVFLLAGRVCKPYDSKRTRNEIVSWVRSNIRVLNVTANDDAEPILVTTFTEERAPLIFQNSLKQLWLFDTKSGSKEVKSAFEEASKALGQELLFVYAEISDDDMGRRLAAHFELTGDTPRIIARSRHGNKYVFNGDITASTIKSFGEDFLDGKLPYASNLIPEQILRLHTPSHASDPTSFPHIA encoded by the exons ATGTCTACAACAAGATTTATTCTTCTTCTCATCCCCTTAGTTATCTTTCATGGTGATCTTCAGCAAGTGGCTGCAGCCTTATCCTCTAAAGCCTCCAGCCATGAAGAAATCATAGATTTCACTGATTTTACCACTCAAGATTTACATGTAAGCAAGCCACCTGTTGTTCATGGAGAGAAAGATGTGGTGGTTTTGACTGGAAAGAATTTCAGCAGTTTCATAGCCGAGAATAAATATGTGATGGTTCTCTTCTATGCCACTTGGTGCGGTTGGAGCCAAAAAATGGTACCGGAATTTGAAGCAGCTGCCACTTTGTTGAAGGGTGATCAGGTGGCTTTTGCAAAAGTTGATGCTACCAGGGAAAGTGAGTTGGCAGTGAAGTATAAAGTTTCTGGATATCCCACAGTGTTTTTGCTTGCGGGTAGAGTTTGTAAGCCTTATGACTCTAAAAGAACTAG GAATGAGATTGTGAGCTGGGTAAGGAGCAATATTCGTGTTCTCAATGTAACAGCAAACGATGATGCAGAACCTATTTTGGTGACCACTTTTACAGAAGAAAGAGCTCCactaatttttcaaaactcACTAAAACAG TTATGGCTTTTTGACACTAAAAGTGGATCAAAGGAGGTCAAATCTGCATTTGAAGAGGCATCCAAAGCACTCGGACAAGAG CTTCTCTTTGTCTATGCAGAGATAAGCGATGATGATATGGGGAGACGACTTGCAGCTCATTTTGAATTAACTGGAGATACTCCAAGG ATTATAGCAAGGAGTAGACATGGTAACAAATATGTATTCAATGGTGATATAACCGCAAGCACAATTAAG TCATTTGGTGAGGATTTCTTGGATGGCAAGCTTCCTTACGCGTCGAATCTGATTCCAGAGCAAATTCTTAGGCTTCACACACCTTCTCATGCCTCAGATCCAACTTCCTTTCCACATATAGCCTAG